In Streptomyces sp. NBC_00448, the following are encoded in one genomic region:
- a CDS encoding cytochrome P450 — MRATVFHPRLAALFRDHLGQDLFRLEPDTIGIAGHDVADRILAARRATEVERPTFKPLHGRSIPRSEAGSVIRTIGADVREALKRTRPRPEDVELSGVWPLRGHLFLRDLILGQDPYRLRVLMSRNLELTPKLTWTVIAAGAALPGRVGWRGTPLTAIAGLTADAKGYQDRRYAMGMYRRAAAPVCFTVSTLVANALWLGSPFDPETPNRHILYEAMRLLPPSWNILRNASPEYPGIDERIGAGDDVLLLPLLSHRDPKLWEDPDTFRPERWETLDPDTAPGYLPFGHSSERCWGRHMVMPLAELLLDLIRASGLAVDPGQTSAKVPLVGLLGVEDVKVTAVRGAAA; from the coding sequence ATGCGCGCCACGGTGTTCCACCCACGACTCGCCGCCCTGTTCCGGGACCACCTCGGCCAGGACCTCTTCCGGCTCGAACCCGACACCATCGGGATCGCCGGACACGACGTGGCCGACCGGATTCTCGCCGCCCGCCGGGCCACGGAGGTGGAGCGGCCCACGTTCAAACCGCTGCACGGGCGCTCGATCCCGCGCAGCGAGGCCGGTTCGGTGATCCGCACCATCGGCGCCGATGTGCGCGAGGCCCTGAAGCGGACCCGCCCCCGCCCCGAGGACGTCGAACTGTCGGGGGTCTGGCCGCTGCGAGGGCATCTGTTCCTGCGGGACCTGATCCTCGGCCAGGACCCGTACCGCCTGCGGGTCCTGATGAGCCGCAACCTCGAACTGACGCCGAAGCTCACCTGGACCGTCATCGCGGCGGGCGCCGCGCTCCCGGGGCGGGTCGGGTGGCGGGGAACCCCGCTGACCGCGATCGCGGGCCTGACCGCCGACGCGAAGGGGTACCAGGATCGCCGCTACGCGATGGGCATGTACCGGCGAGCGGCGGCCCCGGTGTGCTTCACGGTCTCCACCCTGGTCGCGAACGCGCTGTGGCTCGGCTCGCCGTTCGACCCCGAGACGCCGAACCGGCACATCCTGTACGAGGCCATGCGGCTGCTGCCGCCGTCCTGGAACATCCTGCGCAACGCCTCTCCCGAGTACCCCGGGATCGACGAGCGCATCGGCGCGGGCGACGACGTCCTGCTGCTGCCGCTCCTCTCGCACCGGGACCCGAAGCTGTGGGAGGACCCGGACACGTTCCGTCCGGAGCGCTGGGAGACCCTCGATCCCGACACCGCCCCCGGCTACCTGCCCTTCGGCCACTCCTCCGAGCGCTGCTGGGGCCGGCACATGGTGATGCCCCTGGCCGAACTGCTCCTGGACCTCATCCGCGCCTCCGGCCTGGCGGTGGACCCCGGGCAGACCTCCGCAAAGGTGCCCCTGGTCGGGCTGCTCGGCGTGGAGGACGTCAAGGTGACGGCGGTGCGCGGTGCGGCTGCCTGA
- a CDS encoding oxidoreductase yields MQQRNWLITGVSTGLGRFFAQAALAAGHTVVGTVRSEQDLRAFEALDPERAHGRVLDVTDDEAVPRVITEVEQAVGPLDVVIANAGYGLEGTLEETPLPEVRRQFEVNVFGAVATLRAALPHMRRRRRGHLMAVTSMGGLMAVPGMSAYCGSKFALEGILEALGKEVAQFGIHVTAIEPGSFRTDWAGRSMTRVARSIEDYDELFAPIRAARQKASGNQLGDPAKAGDAVVHITSVEHPPAHLVLGSDALRLVAAARTAVDEDIRTWETLSRTTDFAEGAQL; encoded by the coding sequence ATGCAGCAGCGGAACTGGCTCATCACCGGCGTCAGTACGGGCCTCGGGCGGTTCTTCGCCCAGGCCGCCCTGGCCGCCGGGCACACCGTCGTCGGCACGGTCCGCTCGGAGCAGGACCTGCGGGCTTTCGAAGCACTCGACCCCGAGCGCGCGCACGGCCGCGTCCTGGACGTGACGGACGACGAGGCCGTCCCGCGTGTCATCACGGAGGTGGAGCAGGCCGTCGGCCCCCTGGACGTCGTCATCGCCAACGCCGGATACGGCCTGGAGGGCACCTTGGAGGAGACCCCGCTGCCCGAGGTGCGGCGGCAGTTCGAGGTCAACGTGTTCGGAGCGGTGGCCACCTTGCGGGCGGCGCTGCCCCACATGCGCCGGCGCCGCCGCGGGCACCTGATGGCCGTCACCTCCATGGGCGGGCTGATGGCGGTGCCCGGCATGTCCGCCTACTGCGGCAGCAAGTTCGCCCTGGAGGGCATCCTCGAAGCACTGGGCAAGGAGGTCGCACAGTTCGGCATCCACGTGACGGCGATCGAGCCCGGCTCCTTCCGCACCGACTGGGCCGGGCGCTCCATGACCCGCGTCGCGCGCTCCATCGAGGACTACGACGAACTGTTCGCCCCCATCCGCGCGGCACGGCAGAAGGCCAGCGGGAACCAGCTGGGCGATCCGGCCAAGGCCGGGGACGCCGTCGTGCACATCACGTCGGTGGAGCACCCGCCGGCCCACCTCGTGCTGGGCTCGGACGCGCTGCGCCTGGTGGCCGCCGCGCGCACGGCCGTGGACGAGGACATCCGTACCTGGGAGACCCTCTCCCGTACGACCGACTTCGCCGAGGGCGCTCAGCTGTGA
- a CDS encoding arabinofuranosidase catalytic domain-containing protein yields the protein MTAHAHRPHLRHALRRLRGVLLSMGATMVLALGLLVGVTGPAHAATDQPCDIYGNAGTPCVGAFSTVRALYGSYSGNLYQVTRVQDGATLDIGLLAPGGIADAGPQNVFCAAGPCVISKIYDQSPRHNDLTIAGAGTAGAANSGAMADALHVTVGGHSVYGVYVPPGVGYRHAVGSGVATGGQPEGMYMVASGTHTIHDCCFDFGNVEAAEDDTGAGHMDALNISPARACDPCQGNGPWVQADLENGIYQADTNAHSVNGGNSSPFVTAVLKNNGQTSFALKGGDSRSGALTTWWNGALPPGYAPMQQEGSIVMGTGGDNSNRAGGSFFEGVMTSGYPSDAADDAVQANIVSAGYAGDTAGVAPATIAGPGGTCVDVTGDDVAGRSAAVQLWGCQSAAADQHWTHDADGSLRTLGRCLDIVGNSTAQNAQVQLYDCNGVGGQKWVQRADGSLFNPQSGRCLDSPNDATANGTRLQIHDCNGTDAQRFTVNGGAPVNAPGGKCVDIDGDDNGGNLSAAQLWDCQPYALDQHWVHAADGSLRTLGRCLDIDGNGTAQDTQVELYDCDGVGGQVWQQQSDGSLLNPQSGRCLDDPNGAGANGTRLQIHDCNGTAAQKFALN from the coding sequence ATGACCGCTCACGCTCACCGACCACATCTGCGGCACGCGCTGAGACGCCTGCGCGGCGTCCTTCTCTCGATGGGCGCGACCATGGTCCTGGCCCTCGGCCTGCTGGTCGGCGTCACCGGTCCCGCGCACGCCGCCACGGACCAGCCCTGCGACATCTACGGCAACGCCGGAACCCCCTGCGTCGGCGCCTTCAGCACCGTCCGCGCGCTCTACGGCTCCTACAGCGGCAACCTCTACCAGGTCACCCGGGTGCAGGACGGCGCGACGCTCGACATCGGCCTGCTCGCCCCCGGCGGCATCGCCGACGCCGGGCCGCAGAACGTCTTCTGCGCCGCCGGCCCGTGCGTCATCTCCAAGATCTACGACCAGTCGCCGCGGCACAACGACCTGACCATCGCGGGCGCCGGCACCGCGGGCGCCGCCAACTCCGGTGCGATGGCGGACGCGTTGCACGTCACCGTGGGCGGCCACTCGGTGTACGGCGTCTACGTGCCGCCGGGCGTCGGGTACCGCCACGCCGTCGGGTCGGGGGTCGCCACCGGGGGCCAGCCCGAGGGCATGTACATGGTGGCCAGCGGCACCCACACCATCCACGACTGCTGCTTCGACTTCGGCAATGTCGAGGCGGCCGAGGACGACACCGGCGCCGGCCACATGGACGCGCTCAACATCTCCCCGGCGAGGGCCTGCGACCCGTGCCAGGGCAACGGGCCCTGGGTGCAGGCCGACCTGGAGAACGGCATCTACCAGGCCGACACCAACGCCCACAGCGTCAACGGCGGCAACTCCAGCCCGTTCGTCACGGCCGTGCTGAAGAACAACGGCCAGACGAGCTTCGCGCTCAAGGGCGGCGACTCCCGGTCGGGCGCCCTCACCACCTGGTGGAACGGCGCCCTGCCACCCGGCTACGCGCCCATGCAGCAGGAGGGCTCCATCGTCATGGGCACCGGCGGCGACAACAGCAACCGCGCCGGCGGCTCCTTCTTCGAAGGCGTGATGACCTCCGGCTACCCGTCGGACGCCGCGGACGACGCCGTGCAGGCGAACATCGTGTCGGCCGGCTACGCGGGCGACACCGCGGGGGTGGCACCGGCCACGATCGCCGGACCCGGCGGCACCTGTGTGGACGTCACCGGCGACGACGTCGCGGGCCGGTCCGCGGCCGTCCAGCTCTGGGGCTGCCAGAGCGCCGCCGCCGACCAGCACTGGACCCACGACGCCGACGGCTCGCTGCGCACGCTCGGCCGCTGCCTGGACATCGTCGGCAACAGCACCGCCCAGAACGCCCAGGTCCAGCTCTACGACTGCAACGGGGTCGGCGGGCAGAAGTGGGTGCAGCGCGCCGACGGCTCGCTCTTCAACCCGCAGTCCGGGCGCTGCCTGGACTCCCCGAACGACGCCACCGCCAACGGCACCCGCCTGCAGATCCACGACTGCAACGGCACCGACGCCCAGCGGTTCACGGTCAACGGCGGAGCGCCGGTCAACGCCCCCGGCGGAAAGTGCGTGGACATCGACGGCGACGACAACGGCGGCAACCTCAGCGCCGCGCAACTGTGGGACTGCCAGCCCTACGCGCTGGACCAGCACTGGGTGCACGCCGCCGACGGCTCGCTGCGCACCCTCGGCCGCTGCCTCGACATCGACGGCAACGGCACCGCCCAGGACACCCAGGTGGAGCTCTACGACTGCGACGGCGTCGGCGGCCAGGTCTGGCAGCAGCAGTCCGACGGCTCGCTGCTCAACCCGCAGTCCGGCCGCTGCCTGGACGACCCGAACGGTGCCGGCGCCAACGGCACCCGCCTGCAGATCCACGACTGCAACGGCACCGCCGCCCAGAAGTTCGCGCTGAACTGA
- a CDS encoding tryptorubin family RiPP precursor: MKLLFAIRNKVSAQKSLKASAWYFWY; this comes from the coding sequence ATGAAGCTTCTCTTCGCCATTCGTAACAAGGTGTCCGCGCAGAAGAGCCTGAAGGCCAGCGCCTGGTACTTCTGGTACTAG
- the arfA gene encoding arabinosylfuranosidase ArfA — MTCTATLDPAFVIAPVPPRLFGSFVEHMGRCVYGGVYEPGHPEADVEGLRADVIELTRELGVSAVRYPGGNFVSGYRWEDGVGPREDRPVALDLAWRSLEPNTFGLNEFMSWARQAGVEPIMAVNLGTRGVEDACNLLEYANFPAGTRYSDLRIAHGVRDPHRIRTWCLGNEMDGPWQIGRKTGTEYGRLAAETGKAMRRIDPSIELVACGSSNERMPTFGSWEADVLDEAFDVVDSISLHAYFEQHGEDRVGFLASAQVMDDFIDGVVATCDHIAAKKRSRRRLKLSFDEWNLWYESRFAGQDRLDWARAPRLIEDEYTVEDAVVLGNLLMSLLRHSDRVTIACLAQLVNVIAPIRTEPDAGAWRQTIFHPFALTARHARGEVLRVEPNSPVLHSETLGDVAAVDVTATRDAETGETTVFAVNRDESQAATLRLAMAGEEHTVVEHVVLGGRDLLATNSKAAPRRVEPRSSTRHSAGPKGLSVELPPVSWTMVRTAPVAG; from the coding sequence CTGACCTGCACTGCCACCCTCGACCCCGCCTTCGTCATCGCGCCGGTGCCCCCGCGGCTGTTCGGGTCGTTCGTCGAGCACATGGGCCGCTGCGTCTACGGCGGCGTGTACGAGCCCGGCCACCCCGAAGCCGACGTCGAGGGCCTGCGGGCCGATGTCATCGAGCTGACCCGCGAACTCGGCGTGAGCGCCGTCCGCTACCCCGGCGGCAACTTCGTCTCCGGCTACCGCTGGGAGGACGGCGTCGGCCCCCGCGAGGACCGCCCGGTCGCCCTCGACCTGGCCTGGCGCTCGCTGGAGCCCAACACCTTCGGGCTCAACGAGTTCATGTCGTGGGCGAGGCAGGCCGGCGTCGAACCGATCATGGCCGTCAACCTCGGCACCCGCGGCGTCGAGGACGCCTGCAACCTGCTCGAATACGCCAACTTCCCGGCCGGCACCCGCTACTCCGACCTGCGCATCGCGCACGGCGTGCGCGACCCGCACCGCATCAGGACCTGGTGCCTGGGCAACGAGATGGACGGCCCCTGGCAGATCGGCCGGAAGACCGGCACCGAGTACGGCCGGCTGGCCGCCGAGACCGGCAAGGCCATGCGGCGGATCGACCCGTCCATCGAACTCGTCGCCTGCGGCAGCTCCAACGAGCGGATGCCGACCTTCGGGTCCTGGGAGGCCGACGTCCTGGACGAGGCGTTCGACGTCGTCGACTCCATCTCGCTGCACGCCTACTTCGAGCAGCACGGCGAGGACCGGGTCGGCTTCCTGGCCTCCGCGCAGGTGATGGACGACTTCATCGACGGCGTCGTCGCCACCTGCGACCACATCGCGGCCAAGAAGCGCTCCCGGCGCAGGCTGAAGCTCTCCTTCGACGAGTGGAACCTCTGGTACGAGAGCCGGTTCGCCGGCCAGGACCGTCTCGACTGGGCGCGGGCGCCCCGGCTGATCGAGGACGAGTACACCGTCGAGGACGCCGTCGTCCTGGGCAACCTGCTGATGAGCCTGCTGCGGCACAGCGACCGGGTGACCATCGCCTGCCTCGCCCAACTCGTCAACGTCATCGCGCCGATCCGCACCGAACCCGACGCCGGCGCCTGGCGGCAGACCATCTTCCACCCCTTCGCCCTCACCGCCCGGCACGCGCGTGGCGAGGTGCTGCGCGTCGAGCCGAACTCGCCGGTGCTGCACTCCGAGACCCTCGGCGACGTGGCGGCGGTCGACGTGACCGCGACCCGGGACGCCGAGACCGGCGAGACGACGGTCTTCGCCGTGAACCGGGACGAGAGCCAGGCCGCCACCTTGCGGTTGGCGATGGCCGGCGAGGAGCACACCGTCGTGGAACACGTCGTGCTGGGCGGCCGGGACCTGCTGGCGACCAACTCCAAGGCGGCGCCGCGCCGGGTGGAGCCGCGCTCCAGCACCCGGCACTCGGCCGGCCCGAAGGGCCTGTCCGTGGAACTCCCGCCCGTGTCCTGGACGATGGTCCGGACGGCCCCGGTGGCCGGGTGA
- a CDS encoding phosphodiester glycosidase family protein, with protein sequence MDNQRNGLTADITRRGLIVGAVAAGLAATGGTAVADSGRRTGGGPVGTVPGPPAPAADLTKFKAPTYQLTVDGESVVSDRVDRPVAPGIVLTSFDTFGRTGWLRVHVLNADLGEASVGVDLIAGEVSQARPLAQATDAQHAVAAVNGDYFDITETYAAEGPEIQNGQLRKGTSQASTVATVGADRVARLADLMITGTATVAGVRRPLAALNSAGVPADGICVFTPLWGTADRTLIQGAGPYTELVVAGGKVTAVHPQITATAVPDGGLIVLGRGAAATALAATGIGDSVDVAFAPQSDAPGALHMALGSGAVLATGGKPVDFPPSTGNDEAKPRTAAGWPEGGHRLLLVAVDGSANFSAGLSFDDMAALMVRLGAHEAFMLDGGGSTELVARRPGDGTVSVVNTPSDGSERPVPDGVGLFGRKGSGRLRGLDVRPQADRVVPGLTLDVAVAGYDESWAPAAADAHRVSWSAQPGSLGKADDGVFRARQPGAGVLRARSGSAEGEVELRVVGELHRLAFSRSSVTLDAGATVNVQLTGVDADGFDAPVAPRDATFDYDRSLLTVAAGAGGGLDITGSKDAAGTSTTLTATVQGVTAKLPVTVGLVNVSLAEFEPGEAWTATAARGTASVSTVAAPDRPGAAAGNHALRLTYDFTGQSGTSAAYAVAGDGPLTLPAGTKKLALWVNGDGQNHWLRAMITSQGTTNVPFTFATTVDWTGWRLVTGDMPDGFSDPVTLQRLYLAETLQTNKNAGQLDFDVLDAQIGQQPDRTDPPRPDPYVVEQGGLPDRRWTFAILSDLHISAAAGLDSFSGRQAVAALGQVVASKPDFILINGDFVDDNNVADFELAVGLLKDHVPGNLPVYWTPGNHEAGLSATGGLDAFLSVTGRPNRQVMDHKGTRFILLDSHTGDMRTSDWDQVPLLQDELAKAAKDPSVRSVVLSFHHPLKDPSGAGASQLSDQLEADLLQRWLADFRERSGKPVALFTGHAHTAAVTRTDGVLEVTTPAVGKTPYSSPDQGGFFGWMHIGVDPRPARVRAGQPSPETREWLRAESRPLIDGIELSAPPRIAVGDSAVLAATGITSEFGLRFPLRFPASVTWSGSRGLVIAGFAADAKAARRRAGTVAVLDLSSATLSAVRAGKVTITVASGGLTASSTVTLG encoded by the coding sequence ATGGACAACCAGCGCAATGGCTTGACGGCGGACATCACTCGCCGCGGACTCATCGTGGGCGCGGTGGCCGCCGGGCTCGCCGCGACCGGCGGCACGGCGGTCGCCGACTCCGGGCGGCGGACAGGTGGCGGGCCGGTCGGGACGGTGCCCGGCCCCCCGGCCCCGGCCGCGGACCTCACGAAGTTCAAAGCACCCACGTACCAGTTGACGGTGGACGGGGAGTCGGTCGTGAGCGACCGGGTGGACCGCCCGGTCGCTCCCGGGATCGTACTCACCTCCTTCGACACCTTCGGCCGTACCGGCTGGCTGCGGGTGCACGTGCTCAACGCCGACCTGGGCGAGGCGTCCGTCGGCGTGGACCTGATCGCGGGCGAGGTGAGCCAGGCGCGCCCGCTGGCCCAGGCGACCGACGCGCAGCACGCCGTCGCCGCGGTCAACGGCGACTACTTCGACATCACCGAGACCTACGCGGCCGAGGGCCCGGAGATCCAGAACGGGCAGCTGCGCAAGGGTACTTCGCAGGCGTCGACGGTCGCCACCGTCGGCGCCGACCGGGTCGCGCGGCTCGCCGACCTGATGATCACCGGCACCGCCACGGTGGCCGGCGTCCGGCGCCCGCTGGCGGCGCTGAACTCCGCGGGCGTGCCCGCCGACGGCATCTGCGTGTTCACCCCGCTGTGGGGGACCGCGGACCGCACCCTGATCCAGGGCGCCGGTCCGTACACCGAACTCGTGGTGGCCGGCGGCAAGGTGACCGCGGTCCACCCGCAGATCACCGCGACGGCGGTGCCGGACGGCGGGCTGATCGTGCTCGGCCGCGGCGCCGCGGCCACCGCGCTCGCCGCGACCGGGATCGGGGACTCCGTCGACGTGGCGTTCGCGCCGCAGAGCGACGCGCCCGGCGCGCTGCACATGGCGCTGGGCAGCGGGGCGGTGCTGGCCACCGGCGGCAAGCCGGTCGACTTCCCGCCGAGCACCGGCAACGACGAGGCCAAGCCGCGTACGGCCGCCGGCTGGCCGGAAGGCGGCCACCGGCTGCTGCTGGTCGCCGTCGACGGCTCCGCCAACTTCTCCGCCGGGCTCAGCTTCGATGACATGGCCGCGCTGATGGTACGGCTCGGCGCCCACGAGGCGTTCATGTTGGACGGCGGCGGCTCCACCGAACTGGTCGCCCGCCGCCCCGGCGACGGCACCGTCAGCGTCGTCAACACCCCGTCGGACGGCAGCGAGCGGCCGGTGCCCGACGGCGTCGGCCTGTTCGGCCGCAAGGGTTCGGGTCGGCTGCGGGGGCTGGACGTGCGTCCGCAGGCCGACCGGGTGGTGCCGGGCCTGACCCTGGACGTCGCCGTCGCCGGCTACGACGAGAGCTGGGCGCCGGCCGCGGCCGACGCGCACCGGGTGTCCTGGAGCGCGCAACCGGGTTCGCTGGGCAAGGCGGACGACGGGGTCTTCCGCGCCCGGCAGCCCGGCGCCGGGGTGCTGCGGGCCCGCTCCGGCTCCGCCGAGGGCGAGGTGGAGCTGCGGGTGGTCGGCGAGCTGCACCGGCTGGCGTTCAGCCGCAGCAGCGTCACCCTCGACGCCGGTGCGACGGTGAACGTGCAGCTCACCGGCGTGGACGCGGACGGCTTCGACGCGCCGGTGGCGCCCCGGGACGCGACCTTCGACTACGACCGGAGCCTGCTCACCGTGGCGGCAGGCGCGGGCGGCGGCCTCGACATCACCGGCAGCAAGGACGCGGCAGGCACGTCCACCACGCTCACCGCCACCGTGCAGGGCGTCACCGCGAAACTGCCCGTCACCGTCGGTCTGGTCAACGTGTCGCTGGCGGAGTTCGAGCCGGGCGAGGCGTGGACTGCGACCGCGGCGCGCGGCACGGCGTCGGTCTCCACCGTCGCCGCCCCCGACCGCCCCGGAGCCGCGGCCGGCAACCACGCGCTGCGGCTGACCTACGACTTCACCGGCCAGAGCGGCACCTCGGCGGCGTACGCGGTGGCCGGCGACGGCCCGCTCACGCTGCCCGCGGGCACCAAGAAGCTCGCGCTGTGGGTGAACGGCGACGGCCAGAACCACTGGCTGCGGGCGATGATCACCTCGCAGGGCACCACGAACGTGCCCTTCACCTTCGCCACCACCGTCGACTGGACCGGCTGGCGGCTGGTGACCGGCGACATGCCCGACGGCTTCTCCGACCCCGTCACCCTGCAGCGGCTCTACCTCGCCGAGACGCTGCAGACCAACAAGAACGCCGGCCAACTCGACTTCGACGTGCTGGACGCCCAGATCGGGCAGCAGCCGGACCGGACGGACCCGCCCCGGCCCGACCCGTACGTGGTCGAGCAGGGCGGGCTGCCGGACCGTCGCTGGACCTTCGCGATCCTGTCCGACCTGCACATCAGCGCGGCGGCCGGGCTCGACTCGTTCTCCGGGCGGCAGGCGGTCGCCGCCCTGGGTCAGGTCGTGGCGAGCAAGCCGGACTTCATCCTGATCAACGGTGACTTCGTCGACGACAACAACGTGGCCGACTTCGAACTCGCCGTCGGGCTGCTGAAGGACCACGTGCCCGGCAACCTCCCGGTGTACTGGACCCCCGGCAACCACGAGGCCGGCCTGTCGGCGACCGGCGGCCTGGACGCCTTCCTGTCCGTGACCGGCCGGCCCAACCGGCAGGTCATGGACCACAAGGGCACCCGCTTCATCCTGCTGGACTCACACACCGGCGACATGCGCACCTCCGACTGGGACCAGGTGCCGCTGCTGCAGGACGAGTTGGCGAAGGCCGCGAAGGACCCGTCGGTCAGGAGCGTCGTGCTCTCCTTCCACCACCCGCTCAAGGACCCGTCGGGGGCCGGCGCCTCGCAGCTGTCCGACCAGTTGGAGGCCGACCTGCTGCAGCGCTGGCTCGCGGACTTCCGCGAGCGGTCGGGCAAGCCGGTCGCCCTGTTCACCGGCCACGCGCACACCGCGGCGGTCACCCGCACCGACGGGGTGCTCGAAGTCACCACCCCGGCGGTCGGCAAGACCCCGTACAGCTCGCCCGACCAGGGCGGGTTCTTCGGCTGGATGCACATCGGCGTCGACCCGAGACCCGCCCGGGTACGAGCCGGGCAGCCCAGCCCGGAGACCCGCGAGTGGCTGCGGGCCGAGAGCAGGCCGCTGATCGACGGCATCGAGCTGTCCGCGCCGCCGCGGATCGCGGTGGGCGACTCGGCGGTGCTCGCCGCGACCGGCATCACCAGCGAGTTCGGCCTGCGGTTCCCGCTGCGCTTCCCCGCCAGCGTCACCTGGAGCGGCAGCCGCGGGCTGGTGATCGCCGGTTTCGCGGCCGACGCGAAGGCCGCCCGGCGGCGCGCGGGGACCGTCGCGGTGCTCGACCTGTCGTCGGCGACGCTCAGCGCGGTGCGCGCCGGCAAGGTCACCATCACGGTGGCCTCGGGCGGTCTGACCGCCTCCTCGACGGTCACGCTCGGCTGA
- a CDS encoding TetR/AcrR family transcriptional regulator → MTPGHDPARGRRTAERKGDLRERAILDTCEALLASKGYDAMTVGDIAQGAGITRGALYFYFGSKQEVVTALVARTVEHLWERSRATAKADDPRRAVDAAMRRTVELWNEHGLVMRTAIDLSLTVPEIGELWSRTADLFIAAITAVLERAGVQAGSGPEQAPAMARALCWMIERTFYHASQESRGALGEASATCAHIWLTSAGLPG, encoded by the coding sequence GTGACGCCCGGGCACGACCCCGCGCGCGGCCGGCGCACCGCCGAACGCAAGGGCGACCTGCGGGAGCGGGCCATCCTGGACACCTGCGAGGCGCTGCTGGCGAGCAAGGGCTACGACGCCATGACCGTCGGCGACATCGCCCAGGGGGCCGGGATCACCCGCGGCGCCCTGTACTTCTACTTCGGCTCCAAGCAGGAAGTGGTCACCGCGCTGGTGGCCCGGACCGTGGAGCACCTGTGGGAACGCTCCCGGGCCACCGCGAAGGCCGACGACCCGCGCCGGGCCGTCGACGCGGCCATGCGGCGCACCGTCGAGCTGTGGAACGAGCACGGCCTGGTGATGCGCACGGCGATCGACCTGTCGCTGACCGTCCCGGAGATCGGCGAACTGTGGAGCCGTACCGCCGACTTGTTCATCGCGGCCATCACCGCGGTCCTGGAACGCGCCGGCGTCCAGGCCGGCAGCGGACCGGAACAGGCACCGGCGATGGCGCGCGCCCTGTGCTGGATGATCGAGCGGACCTTCTACCACGCCTCGCAGGAGTCCCGCGGGGCGTTGGGCGAGGCATCCGCGACCTGCGCGCACATCTGGCTGACCAGCGCCGGCCTGCCCGGCTGA
- a CDS encoding LacI family DNA-binding transcriptional regulator, whose product MTAAERDRSRGDRREDSEAVPLGRGGPEKRDDADPPAGGGDGGGRSRGRSAPAGRRGTVTLKDVATAVGISQSAASMALADHPRISAATKDAVRAAAAKLGYVPNSAGRALRAGRSTSIAVVVPQTGRHVFGHPYFMHLLVGVTAEANAHDAALMVSTNPDESHGVAAYERVLRSQAASGAIVASASIGDPNVNRMVDAALPVVLIGRFVRLPHAASVGIDEIAGAAAVAHHLVEDHGLTRIGYISGPLDHQTAVDRYEGFRATLAASRRPCTHTLAVGDFSEESGTLAARQVLDSMSDVQAIFAANDEMAYGAMLEIRSRGLRIPEDIALAGYDDFGVSRLTTPGITTVRVPAESLGRKAAAILFDLVDGTAPDPVHTVLPFELVIRESCGSHPG is encoded by the coding sequence ATGACGGCGGCCGAACGCGACCGCAGCCGCGGTGACCGACGCGAGGACAGCGAGGCCGTCCCGCTGGGGCGGGGCGGCCCGGAGAAGAGGGACGACGCCGACCCGCCGGCCGGAGGTGGTGACGGCGGCGGCCGGAGCCGCGGACGCTCGGCGCCGGCCGGCAGGCGCGGCACCGTCACGCTCAAGGACGTCGCGACGGCCGTCGGGATCTCGCAGAGCGCCGCGTCCATGGCGCTCGCGGACCATCCGCGGATCAGCGCGGCGACCAAGGATGCCGTCAGGGCCGCCGCGGCGAAGCTCGGCTACGTCCCGAACTCCGCGGGGCGGGCGCTGCGCGCGGGCCGTTCGACGTCGATCGCGGTCGTCGTGCCCCAGACCGGCCGGCATGTCTTCGGCCACCCCTACTTCATGCATCTGCTGGTGGGGGTCACCGCCGAGGCCAACGCCCACGACGCCGCGCTGATGGTGTCGACCAACCCCGACGAGTCCCACGGCGTCGCGGCCTACGAGCGGGTGCTGCGCTCGCAGGCGGCGTCGGGCGCGATCGTCGCCTCGGCCTCGATCGGCGACCCCAACGTCAACCGCATGGTGGACGCCGCGTTGCCGGTGGTGCTGATCGGGCGGTTCGTGCGCCTGCCGCACGCGGCGAGCGTCGGCATCGACGAGATCGCGGGCGCCGCGGCGGTCGCCCACCACCTCGTGGAGGACCACGGGCTGACCCGGATCGGCTACATCAGCGGCCCGCTCGACCACCAGACCGCGGTGGACCGTTACGAGGGCTTCCGCGCCACGCTCGCCGCGTCGCGGCGGCCGTGCACCCACACCCTCGCCGTGGGCGACTTCAGCGAGGAGTCGGGGACGCTCGCCGCGCGGCAGGTGCTGGACAGCATGTCCGACGTCCAGGCGATCTTCGCCGCCAACGACGAGATGGCCTACGGCGCGATGCTGGAGATCCGCTCCCGCGGGCTGCGCATCCCGGAGGACATCGCCCTGGCCGGATACGACGACTTCGGCGTCTCCCGGCTCACCACACCCGGGATCACCACCGTCCGCGTCCCGGCCGAGTCGCTGGGCCGCAAGGCCGCGGCGATCCTCTTCGACCTCGTGGACGGGACGGCGCCCGACCCGGTCCACACGGTGCTGCCGTTCGAACTCGTGATCCGCGAGTCCTGCGGAAGCCATCCCGGCTGA